The Treponema primitia ZAS-1 genome has a window encoding:
- a CDS encoding HU family DNA-binding protein — protein sequence MAGKADQKVTKADIIDSVYEKTGMSRKEIRTVVDLFIDEVKDALIEQMVIELRGFGTFEVRIRKGRQKARNPKTGEPVSVNSHGIAAFRPGRELKQDVWNIGDSAPGGKEP from the coding sequence ATGGCGGGAAAAGCGGACCAAAAAGTAACCAAAGCCGATATTATCGATTCTGTATATGAAAAGACCGGAATGAGCCGGAAGGAAATCCGGACTGTGGTGGATCTTTTTATAGATGAGGTAAAAGATGCCCTGATAGAACAGATGGTCATCGAATTGCGGGGCTTTGGAACCTTCGAGGTCCGTATTCGTAAGGGTCGGCAGAAAGCCCGGAACCCAAAAACCGGAGAACCGGTTTCCGTTAATTCCCATGGAATTGCCGCTTTTCGTCCCGGCCGGGAATTAAAACAGGATGTCTGGAATATTGGCGATTCGGCGCCCGGTGGCAAAGAGCCATGA
- the lnt gene encoding apolipoprotein N-acyltransferase: MNTPKGPGGWRGFLIHLAVILLGALLFAASFPNLLTVNGISFLGWIAFVPVFWVIHRVSLPASVFFGALYGYTAYGLFNYWLSVFHPLAGLIVGSIYLFYFAVLFPLLKLASILFPRKGYILQWLLWIVYEYLRTQGFLGYPYGIAGYSQWQVLPVIQIAGIFGVWGVSALVVFPSAYLAAALKDRPVRAFLNREWAAGLVWVIALTAALIYGFVSPVDYSDAPKARFALIQHNTDPWRGDMKDYRENYEILKRLSLEALASDPKPDLVVWSETAFVPRIYWHTVYRDDRQSWDLVKELITFLETQDVPYVIGNDDGRLEMMPNGSWDRVDYNAVMLFEEGRIAQVYRKQHLVPFTEYFPYEKQLPLVYKALKEADTHFWKEGEEATVFEARGVKFSSPICFEDIFGYLSRDFVRNGAEIIVNLSNDAWSKSVPAQMQHLSMAVFRAVENRRSMVRSTASGQTCAVDPNGRVIAMAEPFTQAWLNVEVPVIKTETPYTRWGDLWAKLFTAAALIMLILGIGRGIMKRGRNR, encoded by the coding sequence ATGAATACCCCTAAGGGTCCCGGGGGGTGGAGGGGTTTCCTTATCCACCTTGCGGTGATACTCCTTGGGGCCCTGTTGTTTGCCGCATCTTTTCCAAATCTTTTAACGGTAAATGGTATCTCTTTTTTAGGATGGATAGCCTTTGTCCCGGTTTTTTGGGTTATCCATCGGGTATCCCTGCCGGCTTCGGTTTTTTTCGGCGCCCTCTACGGGTATACCGCCTACGGTTTGTTCAACTACTGGCTTAGTGTGTTCCACCCTTTGGCGGGACTCATCGTGGGTTCCATTTATCTCTTTTATTTTGCCGTCCTTTTCCCCTTGCTTAAATTGGCGTCCATCCTTTTTCCCCGCAAGGGCTATATACTCCAGTGGCTCCTTTGGATCGTCTACGAATACCTGCGGACCCAGGGTTTTTTGGGTTACCCCTACGGCATTGCCGGGTACTCCCAGTGGCAGGTTTTGCCGGTGATCCAAATTGCCGGTATTTTTGGGGTATGGGGTGTTTCCGCCCTGGTGGTGTTCCCCTCGGCATATTTGGCCGCTGCCCTGAAGGACCGGCCGGTCCGGGCATTTCTAAACCGGGAATGGGCCGCAGGCTTGGTCTGGGTAATCGCCCTGACGGCCGCCCTGATCTATGGATTTGTATCCCCGGTGGATTATTCCGATGCCCCCAAGGCCCGTTTTGCCCTGATACAGCACAATACCGATCCCTGGCGGGGGGATATGAAGGACTACCGGGAAAACTATGAAATCCTGAAGCGTCTTTCCCTGGAAGCGCTGGCTTCGGATCCCAAACCGGATCTGGTGGTCTGGTCTGAAACTGCCTTTGTCCCCCGCATCTATTGGCATACGGTGTACCGGGATGACCGCCAATCCTGGGATCTGGTGAAGGAGCTCATAACCTTTCTGGAAACCCAGGATGTTCCCTATGTTATCGGAAACGATGACGGCCGGCTGGAGATGATGCCCAACGGTTCCTGGGACCGGGTGGACTACAATGCGGTGATGCTCTTTGAGGAGGGCCGGATTGCGCAGGTTTACCGGAAACAGCATCTGGTACCCTTTACGGAATATTTTCCCTACGAAAAGCAGCTCCCCTTGGTTTATAAGGCCCTGAAAGAGGCGGATACCCACTTTTGGAAAGAGGGGGAGGAGGCCACGGTCTTTGAGGCCCGGGGGGTGAAATTTTCAAGCCCCATTTGTTTTGAAGATATTTTTGGCTACCTTTCCCGGGACTTTGTCCGTAATGGGGCGGAGATTATCGTAAACCTCAGTAATGACGCCTGGTCAAAAAGCGTTCCCGCCCAGATGCAGCACCTGTCCATGGCGGTATTCCGGGCGGTAGAAAACCGCCGTTCCATGGTGCGGTCCACCGCTTCGGGCCAAACCTGCGCTGTCGATCCAAACGGCAGGGTGATCGCCATGGCGGAACCCTTTACACAGGCCTGGCTTAACGTGGAGGTTCCGGTAATCAAAACGGAAACCCCCTATACCCGCTGGGGCGATCTTTGGGCCAAACTCTTCACCGCCGCGGCGCTTATCATGTTGATCCTGGGAATAGGGCGGGGTATAATGAAAAGAGGAAGGAATCGATGA
- a CDS encoding RrF2 family transcriptional regulator, with product MRITTRGRYALRASLALAKIGKNGAPVSINILSEQENISSVFLEQIFFKLRKAGIVSSVRGPGGGFYFAQPLDQLTIKKILDAAGEELNLTACDKHTDDCSRLGMCLTHSVWADVTELINNFFGSITLATILEKDALGEK from the coding sequence ATGAGAATAACCACTAGGGGCCGGTATGCACTCAGGGCGTCCTTGGCGCTGGCAAAAATTGGTAAAAACGGAGCCCCGGTATCTATCAATATTCTTTCAGAACAGGAAAATATTTCCTCGGTATTCCTCGAACAGATCTTTTTTAAGCTCCGAAAGGCGGGAATCGTATCGTCGGTCCGGGGTCCGGGGGGTGGGTTCTATTTCGCCCAGCCTCTGGATCAGCTGACCATTAAAAAAATCCTGGATGCCGCGGGGGAGGAACTGAACCTCACCGCCTGCGATAAACATACCGACGATTGCAGCAGGCTGGGGATGTGCCTTACCCACTCGGTCTGGGCGGATGTAACGGAATTGATCAATAATTTCTTTGGCAGTATAACCTTAGCTACCATTCTGGAAAAAGATGCATTGGGGGAGAAATAA
- a CDS encoding ATP-dependent Clp protease proteolytic subunit, with translation MEYRAIDQDEEEEEKQEKEEGKGVDPLMSRMLKTRTILLSGEIKKDLAERTIRQLLLLEDMGDDPIRIFIDSPGGDADAGYAIFDMIRFVKPPVWTIGMGLVASAAAIIQLASPKDRRVGLPNSHYLIHQPLSGIRGVATDIEIHARELEKLREKINRLIADETGAAFTQVEKDTDRDYWMNADEAVKYGLISRVISSRSELTGSAN, from the coding sequence ATGGAGTACCGTGCCATAGACCAGGATGAGGAAGAAGAAGAGAAGCAGGAAAAGGAAGAAGGGAAGGGGGTTGATCCCCTGATGAGCAGGATGCTCAAGACCCGGACCATCCTGCTTTCCGGTGAGATAAAAAAGGACCTGGCGGAACGGACCATCAGGCAGCTTTTGCTCCTGGAAGATATGGGGGATGATCCCATCCGTATTTTTATTGATTCCCCCGGAGGGGACGCCGATGCGGGTTATGCCATCTTTGATATGATCCGTTTTGTGAAGCCCCCGGTGTGGACCATCGGTATGGGCCTGGTGGCCAGCGCCGCGGCGATTATTCAGCTCGCCAGTCCCAAGGACCGGCGGGTGGGGCTGCCCAACAGCCATTACCTTATACATCAGCCGCTTTCGGGGATCCGGGGTGTGGCCACGGACATCGAAATCCACGCCCGGGAACTGGAAAAACTCCGGGAAAAGATCAACCGCCTTATTGCGGACGAAACCGGGGCGGCCTTTACCCAGGTGGAAAAGGATACGGATCGGGACTACTGGATGAATGCCGATGAGGCGGTTAAGTACGGCCTGATTTCCCGGGTTATCAGTTCCCGCAGCGAACTGACCGGGTCTGCAAACTGA
- a CDS encoding CinA family protein, translating into MAESPAETLIETLAAASLTLAAAESCTAGLVADLIARVPGASRVFWGSFVTYSVDAKIKLLGVDADTIRRYGAVSRETAAAMAEGALEKSGAGAAVSVTGLAGPDGDGSGQRVGTVWIGTARRGFPVEAVVYHYTGDRSAIRNAAAADAIAELLKKLN; encoded by the coding sequence ATGGCTGAGTCCCCCGCAGAGACCCTTATAGAAACCCTGGCCGCAGCCTCCCTTACCCTGGCGGCAGCCGAATCCTGTACCGCCGGGCTGGTGGCGGATCTCATCGCCCGGGTTCCCGGGGCTTCCCGGGTTTTCTGGGGTTCCTTTGTTACCTATTCTGTGGATGCCAAGATAAAACTCCTGGGGGTAGATGCGGACACTATCCGCCGTTACGGAGCGGTAAGCCGGGAGACTGCGGCGGCCATGGCGGAGGGGGCTTTGGAAAAAAGCGGCGCCGGCGCGGCGGTATCGGTTACCGGTCTGGCCGGTCCGGACGGGGACGGTTCGGGGCAGCGTGTGGGTACGGTCTGGATAGGTACTGCCCGCAGGGGTTTTCCGGTGGAGGCCGTGGTTTATCACTATACCGGCGATCGGAGTGCTATCCGGAACGCCGCCGCGGCGGACGCAATCGCGGAGCTGCTTAAAAAATTGAATTGA
- a CDS encoding bactofilin family protein, translating into MAKTDSKKGGSHTVVLGNHTSFNGLLRFKETLCIQGKFKGTIEASGALIVDKGAVVEADHITVSSLTVYGTVVGAVHAMDKIDMLSGAEVRGDCTAARLRIADGVLFEGQCSMTALDKDVEIFSRPTEEIKAELQRMNG; encoded by the coding sequence ATGGCAAAGACGGATAGTAAAAAGGGCGGCTCCCACACGGTGGTTTTAGGAAACCATACCAGTTTCAACGGGCTTCTCCGGTTTAAGGAGACCCTCTGTATCCAGGGAAAATTCAAGGGAACCATAGAAGCTTCGGGCGCCCTTATTGTGGATAAGGGGGCGGTGGTGGAGGCGGATCATATTACCGTAAGTTCCCTCACGGTCTATGGGACCGTGGTTGGGGCGGTTCATGCCATGGATAAGATCGATATGTTAAGCGGCGCCGAGGTCCGGGGCGACTGTACCGCCGCCCGGCTGCGTATTGCCGATGGGGTCCTCTTTGAAGGCCAGTGTAGTATGACCGCTTTGGATAAGGACGTGGAGATCTTCTCCCGTCCCACCGAAGAAATCAAGGCTGAATTGCAGAGAATGAATGGCTGA
- a CDS encoding zinc dependent phospholipase C family protein → MPSQILHTLFGEDVIAGMFRVLYPEFGVVAKRAREKVEKDYHFSFVLGCQGPDIFYHNQMTKPVGLEYGTLLHRRFSGTFTAALLKLGLPDPPASPEDIAAHRPEGGITALGAYALGFMTHAILDRACHPYIVYKTVKLSGERRGVERNIHAFFERVLDVLMLEELRGKPAASWDQDSLAQICEDPPGGLKELLAKSLRHAFPERALKDQKLSQRIDNTFRDCAGFYRYTDPGKTAFQSPLAKQILEEMPLVYIYPEELPDDIDYLNREHRAWYYPAGDSPAETRSFPEIYAQALAFAVEIFTPLIAKYLATGVFPIVEAARSIGNGGLSIQDAEGKPCSPSRSEPLPLESVLEQQRRLRGKLRCTGFRT, encoded by the coding sequence GTGCCTTCCCAGATCCTGCATACCCTTTTTGGGGAAGACGTGATCGCCGGGATGTTCCGGGTTCTCTACCCTGAATTTGGGGTAGTTGCCAAAAGAGCCCGGGAAAAGGTTGAAAAGGATTACCATTTCTCCTTTGTCTTGGGCTGCCAGGGTCCGGATATTTTCTACCATAACCAGATGACCAAGCCTGTGGGTCTGGAATACGGAACCCTGCTGCATCGCCGCTTTTCCGGGACCTTTACTGCGGCCCTCCTGAAGCTGGGCTTGCCGGACCCGCCTGCCTCGCCGGAGGACATAGCAGCCCACCGCCCCGAAGGGGGTATCACCGCCCTAGGCGCCTATGCCCTGGGCTTCATGACCCACGCCATTCTGGATCGCGCCTGTCATCCCTATATTGTGTATAAGACCGTGAAGCTTAGCGGGGAACGGCGCGGGGTGGAGCGAAACATCCACGCCTTTTTTGAACGGGTTCTGGACGTGCTCATGCTGGAAGAACTCCGGGGCAAGCCCGCCGCATCCTGGGACCAGGACAGCCTGGCACAAATCTGCGAAGATCCACCGGGGGGCTTAAAGGAACTTCTGGCCAAGTCTCTCCGCCATGCCTTCCCCGAGCGGGCCCTTAAGGACCAAAAACTAAGCCAACGTATAGACAATACCTTCCGGGACTGCGCGGGATTTTACCGGTACACGGACCCCGGAAAAACGGCATTTCAGAGCCCATTGGCAAAACAAATACTGGAAGAGATGCCCCTGGTTTATATCTACCCCGAAGAATTACCCGACGATATTGATTACCTTAACAGGGAACACCGGGCCTGGTATTACCCGGCAGGGGATAGTCCCGCAGAAACCAGGTCCTTCCCGGAGATCTACGCCCAGGCTTTGGCTTTTGCCGTGGAAATTTTTACCCCCCTCATCGCCAAATACCTGGCGACCGGGGTTTTCCCCATAGTGGAGGCTGCCCGGAGCATAGGCAACGGCGGGCTTTCCATCCAGGATGCGGAGGGCAAGCCCTGTTCCCCAAGCCGTTCTGAACCGCTGCCCTTGGAATCGGTACTGGAACAACAACGGCGGCTGCGCGGGAAACTTCGTTGCACGGGGTTTAGAACTTAA
- a CDS encoding response regulator transcription factor: protein MNTRKKILIADDDPLNVEFFEVILSKLGFDVDKAEDGEAALEMVKRFHPDLIILDNIMPKMSGWELTKLLKADPKYQEIPIIMLSALDDVKDKVEGFELGIDDYITKPFNFSEVLARIRAVLRNRELFGQIVVRESRLSQAEELSADMKASVGAFIKSMDDLETAIAMVTREGELIDESTLPRLLGIIKEKTGSVRKHIAELDARIERTLTEWEDLKKHEIGIKTLETRIQHSLRQD from the coding sequence ATGAATACACGAAAAAAAATACTCATAGCCGATGATGATCCTCTGAATGTTGAATTCTTTGAGGTGATTCTTTCCAAACTTGGCTTTGATGTTGATAAAGCGGAAGACGGCGAGGCAGCCCTTGAAATGGTAAAACGGTTTCATCCGGATCTCATCATTTTAGACAATATTATGCCCAAAATGTCCGGTTGGGAGCTTACCAAGCTGCTCAAGGCCGATCCTAAGTATCAGGAAATACCGATTATTATGCTTTCCGCCCTGGATGATGTGAAAGACAAGGTTGAAGGTTTTGAGCTTGGCATAGACGATTATATTACCAAACCCTTTAATTTTTCCGAAGTTCTGGCCAGAATCAGGGCGGTACTTCGGAACCGGGAGCTCTTTGGCCAGATAGTGGTCCGGGAATCCCGTTTGAGCCAGGCGGAGGAGCTTAGCGCCGATATGAAGGCTTCTGTGGGGGCTTTTATTAAGAGCATGGATGATCTGGAGACCGCTATTGCCATGGTTACCCGGGAGGGGGAGCTCATTGATGAAAGTACCCTGCCCCGGCTCCTGGGGATTATAAAGGAAAAGACCGGCTCCGTGCGAAAGCATATTGCGGAGTTGGATGCCCGGATAGAGCGGACCCTTACCGAATGGGAGGATCTTAAGAAGCATGAAATCGGTATTAAGACCCTGGAAACCCGGATACAGCATTCTTTGCGGCAGGATTAG
- a CDS encoding ATP-dependent DNA helicase, producing MQATKRFSAQCIEQLCSEIEDSRGNEVFALGYLDDQGLVSRLVIRARGNKDSVLALQHWSGDAGPSDDSSHAPDVLIHNHPTGYLVPSDEDLDIAGHAAADGTGFFIVDNRVSKVYVVAEPTRRRKRVLLDADTICAALEEGGSIARKLESYESRPSQLGLMRLIIRGFNEDSMVAAEAGTGVGKSFAYLLPAMRYALENDERIVLSTATINLQQQLYEKDIPLVNGTLEKSGRGSAVKAVLIKGRGNYLCHRRLGETLRETELFDDDKDDLERITAWAETTATGSRSDLSFLPAESLWSRVCSEADLCMGLRCPERERCFVLALRKEAADARILVVNHHLLFADLAARAEGAGYDSTVVLPPYTRVIMDEAHTMESAATSFFSKEFSRLSLYRQLGRLYRHRRAQRLGLLVRLAALSRQEDKLDDGAEAVQFIRDTADALDESALNFCRAEGNFRLTPADESSIAAALTPLLLELRKKISALAGLIRDMLETVPEDSADDPTVWEIKSITRRLEAIGSVCGSFIEYQERPEEVMWIERHAGRGAAAKSSGADWAVLTVTPIDVAPALREALFEPNKTVVCVSATLTVAESFTYWMNRSGLGYTGTAAPSDKAVLTGRFPSPFPYSRSVLLGVPRDAPLPDDASYRTFVDQAVTQLAETAGGSALILFTSYESLKSAFAAAAPVLEEQGIRCLKQGDDDRSRLLQAFLQDRTSVLFATDSFWEGVDAPGDTLRLVILCRLPFRAPNEPVFKARCEALENRGKSSFMELSLPESVMKFKQGFGRLMRRSSDHGVVAVLDGRLLHKRYGEFFLRSLPETGRSFGEFESLLREMERFLF from the coding sequence GTGCAGGCGACTAAACGGTTTTCCGCTCAATGTATTGAACAGCTCTGTTCTGAAATAGAAGACTCCCGGGGAAACGAGGTTTTTGCCCTTGGATACCTGGACGACCAGGGTCTGGTTTCCCGGCTCGTAATTCGGGCCCGGGGTAATAAAGATTCGGTGCTGGCCCTGCAGCATTGGTCCGGTGATGCAGGCCCTTCGGACGACTCATCTCATGCCCCCGACGTACTCATCCACAACCACCCAACGGGGTACCTGGTTCCCAGCGACGAGGACCTTGACATAGCAGGCCATGCGGCTGCGGATGGGACGGGGTTCTTCATCGTTGATAACCGGGTAAGCAAGGTCTATGTGGTAGCCGAACCGACCCGGCGGCGGAAGCGGGTTTTGCTGGATGCGGATACCATCTGCGCAGCCCTGGAAGAGGGCGGGTCCATTGCCCGGAAGCTGGAGTCCTATGAAAGCCGGCCCTCCCAGCTCGGTCTGATGCGGCTCATTATCCGGGGCTTTAACGAAGACAGCATGGTTGCCGCCGAAGCGGGGACCGGGGTGGGGAAGTCCTTTGCCTACCTCCTTCCGGCCATGCGCTACGCCCTGGAGAACGATGAACGGATCGTACTCTCCACCGCCACCATCAACCTCCAACAACAGCTCTACGAAAAGGATATACCCCTGGTAAACGGAACCCTGGAAAAATCGGGCCGGGGATCCGCAGTCAAGGCGGTGCTCATCAAAGGCCGGGGGAATTATCTCTGCCATCGCCGTCTGGGGGAGACGCTCAGGGAAACTGAACTTTTTGATGATGATAAGGACGACCTTGAGCGTATTACTGCGTGGGCGGAAACCACCGCCACCGGGAGCCGTTCCGACCTTTCCTTTTTACCCGCCGAAAGCCTCTGGTCCCGGGTCTGTTCCGAAGCGGACCTCTGCATGGGCCTCCGCTGTCCCGAGCGGGAACGCTGTTTCGTCCTCGCCCTTCGCAAGGAAGCTGCGGACGCCCGTATCCTGGTGGTGAACCACCATCTCCTCTTTGCGGATCTTGCCGCCCGGGCGGAAGGCGCGGGGTATGACTCCACCGTGGTACTTCCCCCCTATACCCGGGTGATCATGGACGAAGCCCATACCATGGAAAGCGCCGCCACATCCTTTTTTTCCAAAGAGTTTAGCCGCCTATCCTTGTACCGTCAGCTTGGCCGGCTCTACCGCCATCGCCGCGCTCAGCGCCTGGGCCTCCTGGTCCGGCTGGCCGCCCTGTCCCGCCAGGAGGATAAGCTCGACGACGGGGCGGAGGCCGTACAGTTTATCCGGGATACCGCCGACGCCCTGGACGAATCCGCCCTAAACTTCTGCCGGGCCGAGGGCAATTTTCGTCTTACCCCTGCTGACGAAAGCAGTATTGCTGCGGCCTTGACACCCTTGCTGTTGGAGCTGCGAAAAAAAATCTCCGCCCTGGCGGGGCTTATCCGGGATATGCTGGAAACTGTTCCCGAAGACAGCGCGGATGATCCCACGGTCTGGGAAATAAAGTCCATAACCCGGCGTCTTGAGGCTATCGGCTCGGTCTGCGGCTCCTTTATTGAATACCAGGAGCGCCCCGAGGAAGTTATGTGGATAGAACGTCACGCCGGGCGGGGAGCCGCCGCTAAATCCTCAGGAGCAGATTGGGCGGTCCTCACCGTTACCCCCATTGATGTGGCCCCCGCCTTACGGGAGGCGCTTTTTGAGCCCAACAAAACGGTTGTCTGCGTTTCCGCCACCCTCACGGTGGCTGAATCTTTCACTTATTGGATGAACCGATCCGGTCTCGGCTACACCGGAACTGCGGCCCCCTCCGACAAGGCGGTCCTTACGGGCCGGTTCCCCAGTCCTTTCCCTTATTCCCGGTCGGTACTCCTGGGGGTTCCCCGGGACGCACCCCTGCCCGACGATGCAAGTTACCGTACCTTTGTGGATCAGGCCGTAACCCAGCTGGCAGAAACCGCCGGAGGTTCCGCCCTTATCCTCTTTACCTCCTATGAGTCGCTGAAAAGCGCCTTTGCCGCCGCCGCTCCGGTCCTGGAAGAACAGGGCATACGGTGCCTTAAACAGGGGGACGATGACAGGAGCCGGCTCCTCCAAGCCTTTTTACAGGATCGGACCAGTGTACTCTTCGCCACCGACTCCTTCTGGGAGGGAGTGGACGCCCCGGGGGATACCCTCCGGCTGGTAATACTCTGCCGGCTCCCCTTCCGCGCCCCCAACGAGCCGGTCTTTAAGGCCCGCTGTGAAGCCCTTGAAAATCGCGGCAAAAGTTCCTTTATGGAACTATCCCTCCCGGAATCGGTGATGAAGTTCAAACAGGGATTTGGACGGCTCATGCGCCGTTCCAGCGACCACGGGGTCGTGGCGGTCCTGGATGGCAGGCTGCTCCACAAACGCTACGGGGAATTCTTCCTCCGTTCCCTGCCGGAGACCGGCCGGAGTTTCGGAGAATTTGAAAGCCTGCTCCGGGAAATGGAACGCTTTTTATTTTAG
- a CDS encoding pyridoxamine 5'-phosphate oxidase family protein, with amino-acid sequence MQEVYDFLKKTNTYYLATLEGDQPRVRPFGTIDLFEGKLYIQTGKSKDVSKQIKANPKIEISAFDGASWIRIQAKAIEDDRREAKVHMLEAYPTLKDRYSPDDGNTQVLYLKDAVATISTFTGAPKVIKF; translated from the coding sequence ATGCAGGAAGTGTACGATTTTTTAAAGAAAACCAACACCTATTATCTGGCCACCCTGGAGGGTGATCAGCCCAGGGTACGCCCCTTCGGTACCATCGATCTTTTTGAGGGTAAGCTCTATATCCAGACCGGAAAAAGCAAGGACGTCTCAAAGCAGATCAAGGCAAACCCCAAAATCGAAATCAGCGCCTTCGACGGCGCCAGTTGGATCCGTATCCAGGCTAAGGCTATTGAAGACGACCGGCGGGAAGCGAAGGTGCATATGCTGGAGGCTTATCCGACCCTGAAGGACCGCTATTCCCCGGACGATGGCAATACCCAGGTGCTGTACCTCAAGGATGCGGTGGCAACCATCTCGACCTTTACCGGAGCGCCAAAGGTTATTAAGTTCTAA
- a CDS encoding putative manganese-dependent inorganic diphosphatase has product MEKQIYIIGHRNPDTDSVVSAAAYARLKQAQGQQNCFAARAGNLSPQTEYIFNRFKVPVPEHLPDLIPKTSYYLSDPPVTISEDVALWDALERMQKESLRVIPIVDAQGMYKSMLHYRGFANYIITHINPHKKSYFPVSINHLISTLRAQPITVFNAQEVKKSPIVVAGSYNEYFKQHLEEASPADALVILGDRWDLQKFCLERKVRALILTSGHTLDRELSALAEKNGVSVITSPFDTSSTAMLIIYSAPVGAMGDDTVPLVRLNDPVRKIREPLSKAPSRCLPVGDADGRVAGLIFEGDLIKEPNIEVIMVDHNEPSQAIEGIEHYHIQEVIDHHRLGNLSTKYPITFINKVVGATCTIIANLYREAHVPMEKEIASILLCGILADTLTLHSATTTDTDRNTAEYLSSVTGLDISQLGQELQTEANRINARPADELVAMDMKEYAEQGAEFSVSQIETDRPDDLITRREEILGELEKIALSRNYLFAALLVTDVTILDSLLFVAGKKAFTTLINFPQKDTGIYVMKDVVSRKKQLIPLLSELVEKAGV; this is encoded by the coding sequence ATGGAAAAACAAATTTATATAATTGGTCACCGGAACCCCGATACGGATTCGGTGGTATCCGCCGCAGCTTACGCCCGGCTTAAACAGGCCCAGGGGCAGCAGAATTGTTTTGCCGCCCGGGCGGGGAATCTTAGCCCCCAGACAGAGTACATTTTTAACCGCTTTAAAGTACCCGTACCGGAACATCTCCCGGATCTAATCCCGAAAACATCCTATTATCTTTCGGACCCCCCGGTAACCATCTCCGAGGATGTCGCCCTCTGGGATGCCCTGGAACGGATGCAGAAAGAATCGCTGCGGGTTATCCCCATTGTTGATGCCCAGGGAATGTACAAAAGTATGCTCCACTACCGGGGCTTTGCCAATTACATCATCACCCACATCAACCCCCATAAGAAGTCCTATTTTCCCGTGTCCATCAACCATTTGATCAGTACCCTCCGGGCCCAGCCCATCACGGTGTTTAACGCACAGGAGGTGAAAAAGTCCCCCATTGTGGTGGCCGGTTCCTATAACGAATATTTCAAGCAGCACCTTGAGGAGGCGAGCCCCGCCGATGCCCTGGTAATCCTTGGGGATCGCTGGGATCTGCAGAAGTTCTGTCTCGAACGGAAGGTTCGGGCGCTGATCCTCACCAGCGGACATACCCTGGACCGTGAACTGTCGGCCCTGGCGGAAAAAAACGGGGTATCGGTGATAACCAGCCCCTTCGACACCTCCTCCACAGCGATGCTGATAATCTATTCAGCGCCGGTGGGCGCCATGGGTGACGATACGGTACCCCTGGTCCGGCTTAACGATCCGGTCCGCAAAATCCGGGAACCCCTTTCCAAGGCCCCTTCCCGGTGCCTCCCGGTGGGGGATGCCGATGGCCGGGTGGCGGGGCTTATCTTTGAGGGGGACCTGATCAAGGAACCGAATATCGAGGTGATCATGGTGGATCACAATGAGCCAAGCCAGGCTATTGAGGGGATTGAACACTACCACATTCAGGAAGTGATAGACCACCACCGGCTGGGGAACCTTTCCACCAAATACCCCATCACCTTTATTAACAAAGTGGTGGGCGCCACCTGTACCATTATCGCCAATCTCTACCGGGAAGCCCATGTCCCCATGGAAAAGGAAATCGCATCAATACTGCTCTGCGGCATCCTGGCGGATACCCTGACCCTTCACTCCGCCACCACAACCGATACGGACAGAAATACTGCGGAATACCTCTCCTCGGTCACCGGTTTGGACATAAGCCAACTGGGCCAGGAGCTCCAGACCGAAGCGAACCGTATAAACGCCCGGCCCGCGGATGAACTGGTTGCCATGGATATGAAGGAATACGCCGAACAGGGGGCGGAATTCTCGGTAAGCCAGATTGAAACCGACCGGCCGGACGACCTGATTACCCGGCGGGAGGAGATCCTGGGGGAACTGGAAAAAATAGCCCTTTCCCGGAACTACCTTTTCGCCGCGCTCCTGGTTACGGATGTTACCATCCTGGATTCCCTGCTCTTTGTGGCGGGGAAAAAAGCCTTTACCACCCTAATCAATTTCCCTCAAAAGGATACGGGGATCTATGTGATGAAGGACGTAGTTTCCCGGAAGAAACAGCTCATTCCGCTTCTTTCGGAACTGGTAGAAAAAGCGGGGGTATAA
- the rpsT gene encoding 30S ribosomal protein S20 produces MAGKSSSAEKRHRQSEERRLRNKAVKSSVRTSAKKFVVLAQKKEAENAEAALKDMIKKLDTASRKGIIKKNAASRKKSRMQRLFNSLKAAQ; encoded by the coding sequence TTGGCAGGCAAAAGCAGTTCCGCAGAAAAGCGTCACCGGCAGAGTGAAGAGCGCCGTCTTCGTAATAAAGCGGTAAAGAGTTCCGTAAGGACCAGTGCGAAAAAATTCGTGGTTTTAGCCCAGAAAAAAGAGGCGGAAAACGCCGAAGCGGCTCTAAAAGACATGATTAAAAAATTAGATACCGCTTCTCGGAAGGGGATTATTAAGAAAAATGCCGCTTCCCGGAAAAAGTCCCGGATGCAGCGTCTCTTTAATTCTCTTAAAGCGGCCCAGTAA